The window TGGCTTCCGCCTGGGCGATGGGCACAAGCCAGCCGACTCTCGGCCATACAGCCGGTCAAGTTGGGCCGTGCTCTGCAAGCCCGCCACCACGCACAAGCCGTGTTTGCGGCCTAGGGTCAGCCCGGCCTCCAGGCCATTCAACTTGCCGAGCGCGGCCAACTCGTCCAGCACCAACCACACGCGCCGCGTGGGGTCGAGCGGCAGCATGAGCACGGCATTGGTCACGATGTCAGCCCAGCTCGCCAGCAGCGGCGCGAGCGCGGCTTGCATGTCCGCGCGCCAGGTCAGGAAGAAGCTCCCATCCTCGCGCTCCAGCCAGTCGCGCAGGCTGAAGCCGCCGGCCTTGATGAATCGGTGCGGCGACAGGTGCGCGGTCAGAACGAACCTCATGCTGGCAAGCGCCTTGTCAGCCCCTTCATCAAGCAGCCCCGCCGCTGCCGTGCCCGCCAGCAGCGCGCCCAGTTCGCGGGCCGATGCGCTGGTGCACCAGTGCAGCAGGCGCTCGGTCGTAATCTCGCCGCTGCGCACCAGCGCTCGCAGCACTTCCGCGAGCAGAACCTGCGCATAGTGATGCCAGGGCGCCGACTCGCCATGCCCAGCCGGGACGATGCTGGCGGCCAGGCGGTCGGCATCGAAATCCGCGCGCATCTCATTGAAGACGGTCCACCCTTCGCTGCGGGCGTCGAACGGGTTCAAACGCCGGTCGCCGTCCCGCGCAAAGTGGCGCAGGTACCCGCCATTCGGGTCGCAAACGATGGCGCGTTCATCGCGTGCTCGAACGCCGTCAAGTAGTTTTTCGATGAGCGTCGATTTGCCGGCGCCTGTAGTGCCGGCCGTCAGCAGGTGCAGGGTTTCCAGCTCGGCGGGCCAGGGCTGGCCGCCGAGGGGCGGGAGCCGATGTCCGCCGGACATGGGCTCGGGGTTGCGCCCTGGTGCTAGCCACGAGAAGAAGCGCTCCCAGGCCGCTTGCCTCATCGGTCGTTCTCCCACCGGGCGCCGCGCAGGCGCATCACATCGAGTTCTGCCCGGCGCTGCCAGCGACCGAACGGCCAACCGCCCGCCACGGAAGCGCCCATGACGCCGACTAGGGCGCACAGCACAAGCAACGTCAGCGCCGTGCGGTCGGTCTCCCGCCCGAGCAGGGCGAGGCCGAGCACACGCCAGCCGTCCAGGGCGGGCAAGCCCAGGCCGCGCTCCCAGGCTGCGGTCCATGTCACGGCGGACAGCACCACGGCGAGCACCGTCCAGACCGTCGCGCGGTCAACTGCGCCGAGCAGATGGCGCAGGAATGCGTCGTGCGCCTTCATGCCGCGCCTCCGCGCTGCTGACACACCTGTTACACGGTAAGCTTGTGGCGCCATCAGCCACCCCACCTGCGCCTTTCTGATCAAAAGGCGTGAAAGCGGACTTGCGACGCTCTGGGTCCGATCCTGGTCAATTCGCAAGCGGATGCGGTCCGGAATCGAGGGCCAGAAGTCCTTGCTGGCGGTGTTCATGCCCGCCACATCGAGCCTCGGGCAGGGTGTCACTTTCAGCACCGCCGTTTTTCGATATCCTCCGGCCTGGTTTGAAAAGAGACGAGGAGCCCGATGGCCACGCTGCTGAAGGAAGTCCATGTGCGCGAACTGCTGACCATGGCGGATGCGCTGCCGGCGGTGGAGCAGTCGTTCCGCGATGTCTCGACCGGCGATGCGGTGAACGTGGCTCGGCACCGCGGTGCCCTGAAGGGCGTGACCGTGAACGCGATGGGTGCGATCTCGAATGCACTCGACCTGATGGCGATGAAGGTGTACCCGATCGTGCGCCAGGACATCACTGTCGGCTCTAGTTTCCAGGTGCTGTGCTGGCGGATATCGACCGGTGCGCTGGTCGGGGTGCTCGAGGCGGAACTGCTGGCGCAGATCCGTACCGGTGCGGCCAGCGGCGTGGCGACCCGCTTCATGGCGCGTCCCGACAGCCGTGTGATGACGCTGTTCGGCGCCGGATGGCAGGCCCGCGCCCAGCTGGAGGCAGTGTGTCGGGTGCTGCCGTCGCTCGAGCGGGTGAACGTGATCGGGCGCTCTCCGGAACGGGTGGCGTCGTTCATCTCCGACATGGCTGCAGTCCTTGGCGTTGGCGCTCCCGGGCTAGTCGTGGCTGCGGACATCGAAGCGGCTGTTCGCGAAGCGGACGTGGTCACCACCATCACCGGGTCGAAGGTGCCGTTGTTCGACGGGACATGGCTTTCGCCCGGCGTACATGTGAATGCCGCAGGCTCGAACTTCGCCGAGAAGCGCGAACTCGATGCGCTGGCCGTGCAGCGGGCTGACCGCATCGTTGCCGACGATGTGGAGGTCGCGCGGATCGAGAGCGGCGACCTGATCGCCACCCCCGGCCTCGACTGGGGACGTGTGATGTCGTTGTCGGACGTGGTTGGTGGACGCCAGCCGGGCCGCAGTTCGGCCGAAGAAATCACCTTGTTCGAATCGCAGGGCCTCGGGCTGGAGGATCTCGCGGTTGCCGCGGTGCTGCTTGACCAGGCCGCGAAGCGCGGCATTGGCATCGAGATCCCGCTGCAGTGAGCTGAGCCGCCGCCAGCCGGTGGCGCTACACTGGGAGCCGCGCGAGCGCATCACCCGACCGCCCCAACCTGATCCGGAACCACTGACCATGTCCTGTACGCACTCGATCGGTTTTCCCGCTGCGATCCTGAACGGGCTGTTGCGCCTCGGGCTTCCGGTCGCGCTGTGTACGGGTGCTGGAAATGCATTGGCGGCCGAGGCTGCACGGTTCCCCATGCAGCCGATGCGGATGCTCGTCGGCTTCGCGCCCGGCAGCCTTACCGATATTCTCGCGCGCACCGTGGGCCAGAAGATGACCGACACCTGGGGGCAGCAGGTGGTGGTCGACAACCGCCCGAGCGGCGGCGGCGTTGTGGCGTCGCAGACCATGATCAACGCCAACCCTGACGGCCATACGATGCTGATGGTGTCGGCGCAGCATGCGATCAGCGCCACGCTGTTCCCGAAGCTGCCGTACGACACGGTACGCGACTTCGCGGGCATCTCGCAGGTTGTCACGGGCGCGCATGTGCTCGCGGCGAGCCGTGAACTCGGGGTGAAGTCGGTAAAGGAGCTGATCGCCGCGGCGAAGGCAAAGCCTGGACAGATCAGCTACGGTTCCGCCGGCGTTGGCAGTGGCGCGCACATCAACGGCGAGATGTTCAACCTCGAGGCCGGCATCAACGCGCCGTACATTCCCTACAAGGGACCGCTGGAGGCGATGAACGACGTGATGAGCGGGCGCATCGGCTTCACCTGGCTGTCGCTGGGCGTGGCTGCGCCGTTCATCCGCGACGGCCGGGTGGTGGCGCTGGGCGTCAGCACGCCGAAGCGCTCGCCGATGTTCCCGAACCTGCCGACGGTGGGCGAGGGGCTGCCGGGGCACGAGTTCGACCAGTGGTTCGGATTGCTCGGCAATGCGAAGGCGCCGCGCGCGGTCATCAACCAGGTCTCGAAGGAAGTGGCGCGTATCGTACAGCTGCCCGACGTACGCGAGCGGCTGCAGAACCTGGGCACCGACCCGAAAGCGAGCACCCCGGAGGAGTTCGACCGCTTCATCCGGTCGCAGATCGAGCGCCTGGGCAAGGTGATCAAGGCCGCCGGCATCAAGAGCGAGTAGGGCTCGGCAGACAACAACGACAAGGGGACAGATGCGATGCTCGACCTGGTGATCAGGGGACGGAGAGTCGTCACGCCGATGGGTGCCGGTGCATTCGACGTGGCGATCCAGGGCGAGCAGATCGTCGCCGTGGCCAGCGCGGGAACGTACGACGCCGCCAGCACCCGCCGGCTGATCGACGCCGGCGAGCGCATCGTGATGCCCGGTGGCGTCGATCCGCACGTGCATTGTCTGTGGCATGTGCCTAACCCGGACGGCACGGCCGGATTCTCCGATCCACCGGAGACCGTGAGTCGGGCCGCGCTGCATGGCGGAACCACCACGCTCATCGATTTCGTGCGCTGGACCCACGGCAATACCCTGCCTCAGGCG of the Rhodocyclaceae bacterium genome contains:
- a CDS encoding ornithine cyclodeaminase family protein, translated to MATLLKEVHVRELLTMADALPAVEQSFRDVSTGDAVNVARHRGALKGVTVNAMGAISNALDLMAMKVYPIVRQDITVGSSFQVLCWRISTGALVGVLEAELLAQIRTGAASGVATRFMARPDSRVMTLFGAGWQARAQLEAVCRVLPSLERVNVIGRSPERVASFISDMAAVLGVGAPGLVVAADIEAAVREADVVTTITGSKVPLFDGTWLSPGVHVNAAGSNFAEKRELDALAVQRADRIVADDVEVARIESGDLIATPGLDWGRVMSLSDVVGGRQPGRSSAEEITLFESQGLGLEDLAVAAVLLDQAAKRGIGIEIPLQ
- a CDS encoding tripartite tricarboxylate transporter substrate binding protein, with product MSCTHSIGFPAAILNGLLRLGLPVALCTGAGNALAAEAARFPMQPMRMLVGFAPGSLTDILARTVGQKMTDTWGQQVVVDNRPSGGGVVASQTMINANPDGHTMLMVSAQHAISATLFPKLPYDTVRDFAGISQVVTGAHVLAASRELGVKSVKELIAAAKAKPGQISYGSAGVGSGAHINGEMFNLEAGINAPYIPYKGPLEAMNDVMSGRIGFTWLSLGVAAPFIRDGRVVALGVSTPKRSPMFPNLPTVGEGLPGHEFDQWFGLLGNAKAPRAVINQVSKEVARIVQLPDVRERLQNLGTDPKASTPEEFDRFIRSQIERLGKVIKAAGIKSE